CGGTGCGGCCGCGCTCCGGCGCGCCGCGGCCTACGTCGCCCGGATGCCGCACGGCTTGGCCGACGGCCACGGGCGGAACGCGACCGCGTGGCGGCTGGCCGCCGTCCTGACGCACGGGTTCGTGCTCGACGCGGTCGACGTCGCGGCGGCGCTCGCCGCGTGGGACGCGGCCAACGTGCCCCCGCTCGGCGACGCGGCGCGGGCGCGCATCCTCGACAACGCACGGCGGTACGGCGCCCGGCCCGTGGCGCGCGCGGTGACAGGCGCGCGTGCCGCATGACGACGCCCCGGAACCCGCCTCCCGCGTGGGACGGCCCAAACCCGGCGGCCGCGCTGCTGGCCGACCGCGCCGCGGCGCTTGGCGCCGACGCGTGGGCGCGTACGGATCCCGCGGGCGCGTGGCGCGTCGTCGTGACGCCGCCCGCCGGGAAGGCCGCGCGCGCCGCGGTTGCCGTCTACCTCCCCGCCGATGCGCTAGCGCCCGCCGTGCTCGACGCGCGCGATCTAGTGCAAACCGCGGCGCGCGCGGCGCTCGAATCGGCCGCACGCGGCGCGGGCCTCCCCGACGCGTCCCGCACGGGATTCGGAGACGCGGTGCGCGCGCTCGGCGCGCAGCTCGCGGAACGCCCGCGGGGCGCGGCACCCGACGCCGCCGGCGCGCGGCCCGGCGCTGGGTCCCCGATCACGTTCGACGACCCCGACCCGTGGCCGGACGCGGTGGACGGGGCGGCGCTGCTCGAGGACGTGGCCGCGTTCGTGGCCGCGCGCGTCGCGCTGCCCGCGGGCGCGGCCGACGTGTGCGCCCTCTGGCTGGCCGCGACCTACTGCCCCGACGTGTGGGCCGTCGCGTCCTACCTGCTCGTGCTCTCGGCGGCGCGGGGCTGCGGCAAGACGACGCTGCTCGACGTCCTGCACGCGCTCGCCCGGCGCGCCTTCTCGGCCGCTGACGCGTCCCCCGCGGCCCTCTTTCGTCTCATCGAGAAGGCACACCCGACGCTGTTCCTCGACGAGATCGACGCGTGGCTCACGGCCAAGCGCGAGGACGGGTTGGTGAACCTGCTCAACGCCGGCGCACGGCAGGGCGGGAAGGCGATGCGCTGCGCCGGCGAAGGCGCGGCGCTCGACGTCGCCGGGTTCGACGTGTTCGGCCCCAAGCTCTTGGCCGGGATCGCGCCCCAGCTCCCCGACGCCACGCGGTCTCGCTGCCTGGCGCTCCGCTTGGAGCGGGCCGACGCCGCGGAGCTCGACCGGCTCGTCCCGTTCTCGACGCGGCACCGGCCGCAAGCGGCGCCGCTCGCCGCCCGGCTCGGCCGCTGGACGGCGGACGCGCGCGACGGCGCGCCGGGGGCGACGGCCACGGGCGCGCCGCTCGCCGAATGGCCCCCCATGCCGCCCGGGCTGGCGGGGCGGGACGGGGAACCGTGGGTGCCGCTCTTCGCGGTGGCCGACGCCGCCGGCGGCCGATGGCCCGCGGCCGCACGCGCGGCCGTGGGGCTGCTGGCCGGGGGCGGTGTGGGCGAGGTGCGCGACCTCGACGAACTCTTGCTCGCCCACGTCGGCGACTACCTAGCGAGGTACCCAGGTGCGGACGGCCCCGCCGACGCCGGGGGCGTCGTACGCCTAGAGCCGCTGCGCGAGTGGCTGCGCGCGGACGACTGGCGGCCGTGGGCGACCACGCCGGGCCGCGACGGACTGACGGTCCACAAGCTCGGCCGCGTGCTGCGCGACCGGTGGCGGGTGCCGACGGGTCAACGCCGGGCCGAGCGCGGCGCCGACGCCGAGAAGGTGCGCGGGTGCGACCGCGCCGCGCTCGCCGCCGTGGTCGCGCGCTACGTCGCGCCGCCCCTGGGCGAAGCGGGACAAGCGGGACCAAGCGGGTCAAGCAGGGCAAGCGGGACGGTCGCGCCGGCGTCGGCCGCGAGCGAGGGCGATGCCGGCGCCCCGGTTGTCCCGCTCGTCCCGGCCCGTCCCGCTTGTCCCACTTCCCCGAACAGGTACGGCGACGACGGGCGCGGGCGCGCCCGGCCCGGCGAGACGCGCGCCGCGGCCGTGCTCCGGGTGCTCGCCGGGCGGCCGGGGCTGCTGCTCGCCGAACTCGCCGACGCGCTCGGGTGGTCGCTAGACCGCGCGCGCGCCACGGTCGCGGCGCTCCGGCTGCGCGTCGCCGAGCGGGCGGACGGCCGGCTCTTCCTGACCGGCGCGCACGACGCGGCTGCCTAACGTCGACGGCCCACGGACCCCACGGGCGGGGGTAGCTCTCGCTCGCGCACAGAGGGATGACCTGCTGTGCGGCCCCGCGGCCTCCTACGCCGCACACCCCGACCGGCTACACGACCGAGCAATGGCACCCCGCGTTGTACGAGTGCGCGCGGGTGCTGAGAACCGGCGCCGAGCTCCGCGCCTGGCTCGCGCATCCGCAGGAGCCGCCGGGCGCGTACCCCCGCGAACCGCCCGCTCTGCGTCGGCACACGGGGCCGAAAACCGACGGTGAGAACAACGCCCCCCGCCGCACCGCAGATCGGCGTGCGGAATCCTACGCGAGCCGCGCGAGGCGCGGAACCCTATGCCAGCCGTCGGGCGCGCGAGACCCCATGACGCGCGGGCCCACGGCGAGACCCCATGACGGACCGCCCGGGGCGGCCCGTGTGGGGCCGAAAGTCTGTGGAGAAGTCTGCGGCGCGGACCTGACAAACCCCAACATCGGCGCGAACGCCGGCCAACCGCGGGGCGGCTGCGTGCGTTAGGCACTGGGCACGCCGCGTGCGGGTAACATCGGCGATCGGCGGACGATTTCGCAAAATCCCGACGGGGGCGCATCGCAATATGGGCGGCATCTTCTCGACGCGGTGGGACGGGCACGCGCGGCGCGCAGCGGTCGAAGAGGCGCCACTGAGGCTCGCCGCGCGGGACGTGAAGCGGGCGCACGGCACGCTACCCGCGGACCACGCGGCCGAAGGGGTGTGGGGGTGGCCGAACGGCTCGACGCTCGGCTACGCGCTCGGCGCGGTCGACTACGCCGGCCGGCGCACGTTGACGCTTACGTACGCGCTCGCCCCCGCGCCGGCTCCCCCGGCTGGGCGCGGACGCCGGCCCACGGGCGCCCCGACGCCGGCCGCCGACGCGGTACGCGTGTTCCTGTACGTCGTCGCCGAGCCGCAGCGTATAGGGGCGCGTGTCGCGGGGGCGCGGTGGTGGTTCTGGTGCCCGTTCTGCGACCGGAAGCGGGCCGCGGTTTACCTCGCACTCAGTGCGCGGTACTTCCGGTGCCGCGTGTGCGCGGGGCTCACGTATCTGTCCCGGCTCGGCGGGCCGACGGGCCGCGCCGACCGAGCGTGCCGGAAGGCGGCGCGGCGGCTCGGCGTCGACTACTTCGACTTCGGGCCGTGCGGATGGGCGCCGCGGCCGAAAGGAATGCGGACGGCCACGTACGCGCGCCGGCTCGTGGCGCTTGAGGCGGCGCACGAACGGCGCGACGCCCTATTCCTGGCCGGCGCCGCGCGCATCTTAGCGCGCTTCCCGACCCAGCACCTACGGCCCCTCCGACGCGCATGACGATACGTGCCCCCTTGCACCGTGACGCGTCCCGGTTGCTCGCCACCCTCCCGGCCACCCCGCGCCCGTCGTGCATGCTACATCGCCGCCGCGCGATGTAGCATGCACGACGGGCGCGCGTTCGCGTGGGATCAGCATCCGCGGTACGCGACGGCACGCGACGAACGCCGCGGGCGTCTGCCACGGGACCTCGGGCCGATGCTCGGCGAGCGGCCTTACAAGAACGAGCGTTGCTCGTCGCGCTCGCGCGCTCTGGGCGCCTGGCGCAGCGTCGCGTTCGTCTGCCGCGGCGCGGGCATCTGAACGCCTTTCCCACCGAGCAGTTCGGCCACAGTCAGAAGCTGCAGCCGCGGAAAGCGACCCCAATGTGCGGACTCGTAGAACCCGGCGCCGGCCGCCTCGCTGCGCATAGGTTTCGTCGGATCCTGCATTGAAATCAGTACGCCGATGGCCGCCTTATCGCGGTGCACGACGTGGCCGAGGTCACGCACATGCGCCGCCGAGACGTTGCCCGCCTTCACGCTGAACACGATTTGCTTCGGAACGCCGCCCGCCGGGCCGTCGTGGAAGAAGAGCCGCCCGTCGACGCCCTTATCGGCGCCCTTCTTCTCATCAGCGGGGCGCGCACCGCACAGCCCCAACGCCCACCATTGGAATTGATAGGGGTCTGACGCCGCGAGCGCGACCGCGTCCTCGAGCGTGGTCGGCTCTCCGACTACGCGGAAGCGGGCCGCCTCGCCGTATGTATCCGTTAGGCGTTTCTTCATCAAACTGACCGCTAGATACGTCAGGTCGACGCCAACCCACCTGCGCCCCAACTTCTGTGCGGCGACGACCGCCGTGCCGCAACCGCAGAAGGGGTCAAGTACGACGTCTCCGGGGTTGCTGCTCACGGCGATGATCCGCTCGAGCAACGCCTCGGGCTTCTGCGTCGGGTAGCCGAGCCGCTCGGCCGACTGCGAGTGTAGCGCCTCGATGTCCGTCCACAGGTCCTGCAGGGGTACGCCCGGCATCTCGTCGAGAAACCGCTTGAACTCCGGCATCCCGTCGAACGTGTGCCGGATGCGGTTCTCGCGGGCGAACTGCCGCATGTTCTCGAGCGAGTAGGCCCAGAACCGCCCCGCGTACGGCGGCACCCCCTTGTACTCCCAGCCCTCTAGCGGCGCGAGGTGCTCGTCCTCGAGGTCGGCCTGCCAGCGCACCCGCAGCCCCGCTGGGCGTTTCACCCGCCACTCGTAGCTCACGTCGCCGCCGGGCTTCGCGGCGGTGAGGTTGTCGCGGCGGAACCGGCGCCCATCCTCGTCGACGAGGCGGTAGTCGCGCGCCACGTACGCCTCGTCGTAAGGCGTGTACTGCGTGTTCCACGTGTACGCCTCTCCCTTAGTGTAGAAGAGGAGCACGTCGTGAATGTGGCCGTAATTCCGCCGGCCCTGCTTCGCATCGCTGTGCGCTCCGCTCCGCCGCCACGCGACTTCGGAGCGGAACCGGTGCGGCCCGAACACCGCATCGAGTAGAAGTTTGAGGTAGTGGGACGCGGTGGGGTCGCAGTGCAGGTACAGCGACCCGGTCGGCTTGAGCACGCGGTGAAGCTCCGCGAGCCGCGGGCACATCATCACGAGGTAGGCGAGCATGTCGGCCTCACTGACGACGGCCCGGAAGCCGACGAAGAGTTCGGCGAAGTGCCCCCCGGCGTCAACGATCGCGCGGAACGCCGCGGCGGCTGCCTCGTCCCAGTGCCACGTATCCTCGAACGCCCGCACCTGCGCCGCCGCCGCGCCGCCGCCCTTGGTCGAGAACAGGACGTTGTACGACGCGGCGGAGTTGAACGGCGGGTCGAGGTAGGCGAGGTCGACACTTTCGTCATCGACGTGGCGGCGCATCACGTCGAGGTTGTCACCGTAGTAGAGCGCGTTCGGGGCGGGCTGAGGCATAGCCGCAAGCTGCTGAGTTGACCGGACCCGTACAAGGCGACACGGCGGAACAGCTAACAACGCGACCACCCCGCCACACGGCGGCCGACAACCTCGGCCGAGTGCCCGATGACAGCGACAGCGAGCACGGGGCGCCTACACTCCGCGCCGGCGCTGCGCAGACTTCCCCGCAAACTTTCGGGCGGCACGTGGCGGACTTGCGCGCGGACTTCTCACCGGACTTGCGACCGGGCCTACGGGCGGCGGGCGACCGGTGGAGCTAGGTTGCGCGGCGTGTCGACCAACCCGGACACACCCCGGGGCGCGCGGCGCCCGGACGTGCACTTGCTCGCGTTCTTGCTCGTCTGCCTCGAGCGGCAAGACGAGCACCGGGAACCGCTCGAGTTTGCCCCGCTCGCCGGCTACACGCCCGAACGGGTGAACGCGCACCTCGACGAACTTGCCGCCCGCGGTTACGCGATCGTCGCCCGCGTGCCCGGCCGCAAGTACCGCGCTGCGGCACTGACCACCGACGGGCGCGGCTGGCTCGCCGATCACCGCGACGAGCTCTACTGGATGGACGACTAGCGGCGGACGTGTCGACCTCTGTTCCCGAATCCGCCGCGCGTGCGTCTGTGCCTCAACGCAACGCCGCATCAGGAAGCTGCTGTCCCTCCCCGGAAACCCCGATCGCGCACGATCGGGGCATTTCGCGCGTTGAACACTCTATCAACTACCCGGCCCGGCCCGCATGTTATCTGACCAGAGAGCCGAGAGGAGGTAGCAGTTGCGATACACAGTTGAACTTGAGGGCGCGGAGCGGCGGCAGATTGCCCTGCAGCTACCCCTCGCGTGGGAAATACTCGAGACGCTCGACAAGGGTGCCAAGCGTGCGCTTCGCTTACACACGCAGGGGCGCAGCGAACTCACCGGCCGGTATCCAAGCGCGCTCGCGCCTGCCGCTGCGATCACCCTTATCGGGGCGCAAGAGGTACCCGCGCGTCTGACTCTCCGTGCGCCACGGATCGAGGAGTCGATCAGCGGGGCAGACTTGCTGCGCGACGTCCCGAAAGATGCCTCGGCGGTCGGCCTCTACGCTGACGCCGTTCGGGATGCACTCGAGGGCCGATCCGACAGCGACAACCTCGACGAGGGACTCGTCGCCGGCTTCAAGGATCTTGAAGGGGTATTCACCCGCGGTGTCGAGAGTGTGCGAATCACGAACGGACGCCCGGACGCAGTGCCAGTCGAGATCCGCCAAGACCAACTCGACGACCTGCGCAACTTCCGACTTCGCCACCCATCACCGCGCACCATGCGCCTTGTTGGGAAGCTGGACGTAATCCGTCACAGCGACAATGCGTTCACGCTGATCGTTGGAGGTGCAGCGATTCGTGGGGCTGCCGCTCCGAACGTCGAGCTACCACTGCAGGCTTTCTACGGCCAGACAGTCATCATGTCGGGCGTCGTGCACTTCAAAGGGTCGGGACGCGTGCTTCGCTTCGAGGCGCGGGACGTCGCGGCGCCAATGCCGCACGAGCTGTCGCTCTGGTCCGGCGAGCCGCGGCCGCTGTTCGGCACCGGCTCGGGCGTCGATACGCGCAAGCCGCAGGGCGCCCGCTCCGGGCTGAATGCGGTGTATGGGCGCTGGCCGATCCCGGGGAGTGACGCCGAAGTCGCCGAGGCTATTGCGTCCGTAAGTGCCCCGACGGAGAGCGCGTGAGTATCGAAGACTCGCCGGTCGTGCTCGACGTAGGAGCGACGGTGCACCTGGCCAGGGGAGACGGATACGGCGCTGAACTCGATCGGCGATTCGCCCTGCTCGCGCGCCGCGTCGCACCGCTGATTTCAGCGGTTTCCGTTGGCGAGGTGCTCCGCGTCGCTCGCCGCCAGCGTCAAATCACGCGCGCGGAGCAGGTAACGGACGAAGCGGTTCAGCAGCTACTCTCAAACCTCAACGTCGTACCTGCAGAAGGCGCGGTGGCGCTCGAGTTCGCCCGACTCAGCGCGGCTCTGGACGACGCTGGAAATCGGCTCCACAACTCGGCGAAGGTGTGGGTAGCAGCGACGGCCGCAGCTACGCGGGGAGTTGTCGTGACCGACGACGTCGACTTTCGAGCATTCGGC
The Gemmatimonadetes bacterium T265 genome window above contains:
- a CDS encoding restriction endonuclease subunit M — its product is MPQPAPNALYYGDNLDVMRRHVDDESVDLAYLDPPFNSAASYNVLFSTKGGGAAAAQVRAFEDTWHWDEAAAAAFRAIVDAGGHFAELFVGFRAVVSEADMLAYLVMMCPRLAELHRVLKPTGSLYLHCDPTASHYLKLLLDAVFGPHRFRSEVAWRRSGAHSDAKQGRRNYGHIHDVLLFYTKGEAYTWNTQYTPYDEAYVARDYRLVDEDGRRFRRDNLTAAKPGGDVSYEWRVKRPAGLRVRWQADLEDEHLAPLEGWEYKGVPPYAGRFWAYSLENMRQFARENRIRHTFDGMPEFKRFLDEMPGVPLQDLWTDIEALHSQSAERLGYPTQKPEALLERIIAVSSNPGDVVLDPFCGCGTAVVAAQKLGRRWVGVDLTYLAVSLMKKRLTDTYGEAARFRVVGEPTTLEDAVALAASDPYQFQWWALGLCGARPADEKKGADKGVDGRLFFHDGPAGGVPKQIVFSVKAGNVSAAHVRDLGHVVHRDKAAIGVLISMQDPTKPMRSEAAGAGFYESAHWGRFPRLQLLTVAELLGGKGVQMPAPRQTNATLRQAPRARERDEQRSFL